The nucleotide window GAGAAAACCGTCGGAAAGATGACCAGCCCGGCAATAAACGCGTACAGCAAATCGCCGATGCCGACGGCCACCGTCGCCACCCCCAGCGATTGCTTCCGGCTGACGTACGAGCCGTACGTCAGCATGCAGCCCATGCCCAGCGACAGCGAAAAAAAGGCGTGCCCGAGCGCCACCAGCACCGACTCCGCGCTCAGCTTGCCGAAATCCGGCCACAGAAAAAATTGAACCCCTTCGCCCGCGCCGGGCAGCGTCAGGGAACGAACCATCAGCAACAGCAGAATCAGCAGAAAACCGGGCATCAAAATTTTATTGAACCGCTCGATGCCGCCGGACACGCCCTTGGCGATGATCCAGGCGCAGCCCGCCATGACGACGACTTGCCAGAGCACCGGCCAGTAGCTTCCCGCAAACGTCTCGAACTTGCCGCGGAAATCGTCGCCGCCGCGAAACAACACGCCCGCGAACGACTCCACCGTGTAATGCAGCGTCCATCCGGCCACTACCGTATAATAGGACATGATCACGAAGGCGCACAGCACGGACATCAGCCCGAACAAACGCCAGTATTTGCTTCCGGTCAGGTTGAACATCGCCGTCGCCGAATCGCCCCGGCCGCCCCGGCCGATCGTCATCTCCGCCAGCAGAATGGGCAAGCCGATCAGGATCAGACTGACAATAAACAACAGAAAAAACGCGCCGCCGCCATATTCGCCGGTGATGTAAGGGAATTTCCACATATTGCCCAGTCCGACCGAACTGCCGATCGCCGCCACGATAAATCCGACCGAGCTGAACCGTTCCGGATGATCGCCGCGAGGGGCCTGATGATTATTGGATGTTTGCGTATTCATAATCGTCCCCCGGTATAAATTTAGATTTGTGCAAAAATTCAATGTTATTATGAATTATTTTCCTTGTATTCGGCATACGAAGCCGTTCTTTTGGGCGCCCCTTTCCTCTCCTCCGGTTCCCGGTCGTCAGCGGCTGTCGCGTCCCGCCCTCCTTTTTCTCCTTATGCGCCGCCTTGTTCGCCGTCCCGTTGCGACTTTCGCTTTCTTGCTTTAGTGTACGGGCGTTTTCGACAAGATTCAACTGTTTTTTTAAGGCTGAACGACTCGCCGGGCTTCGGGCGGGGCACGAGGCATGCCGCGCGTTAACAAAGGATCGCCGTTTCCGCGCCCCTATTCTGAATCATCTCAATATTATGTTGACAACCCGATTGTTTTTACTTACAATAATTGGGAGATCGAACGAAGAGGAGTGAACCGAATGGGGCAAGACCTCCAACGAAAAAGCGGTGAAAAAAACGCAGGCTTGGATTATGAAGCGATTGCGGCCAGCAGCAAGTTCAGGCAATTAATCTCCTCCAAGAAAAAACTGATCGTCCCCCTGACCCTACTCTTTCTCGCCTTCTACTTCACGCTCCCGATTCTCACATCGTATACCAAGATTCTGAATCAGCCGGCCATCGGAGATATTTCATGGGCTTGGCTGTTCGCCATCGCCCAGTTCATCATGACTTGGATTCTCTGCACGGTCTATGTCAAGAAAGCCGCATCCTTTGACCGCTTAGCCGAAGAAGTTCTGACCGAATTTACCGAAAAAGGAGAACAAGCAAAATGAATGCAACGGTCATCATCCTGTTTTTAAGCATCGTCGCCATTACTCTGGTCGTAACTTATATCGCGGCTAAGCAAACCCGAACCACAAACGAATTTTATACGGCCGGCGGCGGTCTGACCGGTTGGCAGAACGGCTTGGCCATCGCGGGCGATTATTTGTCCGCCGCATCCTTTCTCGGCATCGCGGGGATGATTGCTCTAAGCGGATTTGACGGATTTTTTTACAGCATCGGATTTTTGATCGCCTACTTGGTGGTGCTGTTCCTGGTGGCGGAGCCTTTAAGAAATCTCGGCAAATATACGCTTGCCGATATGATCAGCGCCAGATTCGATGCGAAGAAAGTGCGGGGAGTAGCGGCCGTTAACACCATTATGATCGTGATCTTTTACATGATCGCCCAGTTGGTCGGCGCAGGTGCGCTCATTCAGTTGTTATTCCATATCGATTATTGGCTTGCCGTCTTAATTGTAGGCGTCATGATGACGATTTACGTCATCTTTGGCGGAATGATCGCAACAAGTTGGGTACAGATTATAAAAGCGGTCTTGTTGATGGCCGGAACGGTCGTCATCTCTTTTCTGGTCTTGGCCAAATTCGATTTTAATCTGTTGTCCATGTTCCGGGAAATGAAAGCGGTTACTCCATTAGGCGCCGACTATTTAAATCCGGGCGTCAAATATAAAGATCCTTTGGATACGCTTTCGTTGATGATCGCCCTTGTCCTCGGAACCGCAGGACTGCCGCATATTCTGATGCGCTTTTTCACCGTAAAAGACGCAAAAACCGCCAGAAGCTCGGTCAACACGGCAACCTGGATCATCGGGATCTTCTATATTTTGACGATCTTTCTGGGATTCGGAGCAGCCGCTTTTGTCGGCGCTGAAAAGATCAAAGAACAAAATGCGGCGGGCAATATGGCGGCCCCTCTGCTCGCCGAAGCGTTGGGCGGGGATTTCCTGATGTCGTTTGTCTCGGCCGTCGCATTCGCAACCATCCTTGCCGTTGTTGCCGGACTCGTTCTATCGGGCGCCTCGGCATTCGCCCACGACATCTACAGCCAAATTATCAAAAAAGGCAAGGCAAGCGAAAAGCAACAAATGCTGGCGGCCAAATACGCATCTCTGGGAGTGTCCGTCGTCTCCATCCTGATTGCTTTGGTTGCGCAGAAAATGAACGTAGCCTTCCTGGTTTCCCTCGCTTTTTGCGTTGCGGCCAGCGCCAATTTGCCGGTTATCTTGTGTACGATCTATTGGCGGCGATTTAACACGGCAGGGGCGATTACAGGGATGCTCTCCGGATTGATCTCTTCTTTAATCATCGTATTTTTCAGCCCGAACGTATTCTCGCCGGTTGAAGGCGCCGCTATCCTCGTAGGCGAACCGTTCTTCACGCTCACGAACCCGGCCATCATCTCCGTGCCGCTCGGCTTCATCGGCGCCTACTTGGGGACTATTCTGTCCCGCGAGCATGATCTGAAGCGTTTTACCGAGGTGGCGGTAAAGGCCAACACGGGAATCCGCGAGGGAGAATATGTCCGGCCAACCCGAATTGAAGCGACCCGTCAACAAGATATTTCGACGTAAGCAAGCGTTCTTAGCGGTACAGACAACGACGGTTCCCATTACGGGAACCGTCGTTTTGTTAATGAGGCCCTATGGAGGACAATGCGGCCCGGACTCAGCCGTCACGTTTCGGTCGATGCGCCGCGTCCATGCGGCTGCAATTCCCTCAGCATATCCGCGCAATAGTCCAAAATATCGCTGCGCCGCACGATGCCGATAAACTTGTTCTGGTCGTCGACTACCGGCACGAAGTTTTGCACTTTGGCCAGACTGATCAGATCCGAGATTTGCGAGTCGATCCGCACCGGCTGCACGCGCATGCGCAGCGGCACATCCGACAGTTTCTTCTGATGCACGTTGTCGAAATTCACTTCCGGATGATCCTTCATATACCAGAGCAGATCGCCTTCGGTGACGGTCGCGACGTACTCGCCGGTGTCCGTCAGCACCGGAACGGCCGTGAAACGGTGATGCTCCATCTTTTCGATCGTCTGCCGCAGCGTGGCCCGCTCCGACACGTAAGCGACTTCTTGTTTGGGAAGCAGGAAAAATGCGATATTCATCGGACAATCTCAACCTTTCGTCTCTGGAGAGAGGCCTTGAAAGAAAAAATCGAAAGAAACCGAAAGACGTTCCGCCAGCGTCTCGTCCGGCTCGTCGGAAGAAGCCCATAACAGGAGAACGCCGTAAAACGTCTGGAGCGCCAGTTCCGCAAGAAGTTCCGGCGGCAGCTTCGCCGATATGTCTCCCCGCTCCTGTCCTTCGCGCATGACGGCCGCGATCGCGGACAACATCTCCCGGTTGCCCTCCTCGAAGATCCGGGCGGCCTTGCCCGTCCCCAACCATCCTTGTATCAAGGCTTTGGAGATCGGCTTCGTGAAATAAATGCGCTGGGCGATCAACTGAAGGAGCCCCCGCAGCCTCGGAATCAGCGGCCCCGGCTTTCCGATCACCTTCAGAATCTCTTCATGCGCCCAATCCTGGGTTTGTTCGCACAGCACGTCTTCTTTGTTGTCGAAATAATTAAAAAAAGTGCCTTTGGCTACGCCGGCCCGCTCTGTAATCTGGGCTACCGTCGTCGCTTCGAAGCCTTGCTCCGCAAACAGATGAAGAGCCGCTTCGATCAGCCGCGAACGGGTTTCCAGCTTTTTTTGTTCCCGGTTCATGATTCGGTTCTCCCTCCCGATGGGCCGCAGTCGCTATTATTGTACAGCATGGCTGCCGCCGGGGTAAACCGACGGTTTTGACCATCGGTCATTATTTTGTCTATGAACCTCTCCATTTTTGAAAATAAATTAGTATTATCAAACAAAACAAATATTGACCTACGGTCACTTATTGGGTTATAACAAGTTCAGGGAAACGATAAAACAACGTCCCGCCGCGACTCGGCAGCGGGCCGCGGCATCAAGGAGGAGAGAACCGCATGGAACGATGGTGGAACGTGATCGCCCGGTACCGCTGGATGGTGGTCGTCGTCTGGGTGCTCGCAGCCGGAACGGCGACGCTGGTCTTCCCGTCCATCCAGGATACGGTGCGCAGGCAAGAGAATACGATGATGCCCGCCGATTCCGAATCGGCGGCGGCCCGGGCTGTTCTCAGGCAGCTTAACCCGGATTCCGAAGCGGCGTCGAGCGCCGCGGTCGTCATCAGCCGGGACGGAGGTCTTCTGCCGGGCGACAAGGACTGGCTGAGAGCCAAATCGGACGAATGGCTGCGGCGCAAGGATGAGCTTGGCATCGTCAGCGTCCTCACCGCCTTCGACCGGCCGGAGATGGAAGCGAAGTTCATCAGCGGCGACGGCACCACGATGCTGATGACCGTTGACCTGCCGAAGCCCGATTACGATCCGGCCACCCAGGATACCGTTCGGGCGCTTCAGAAGGAAATCGGGGACGCTCCCCAGGGGCTGTCCGTCCATCTGACCGGCAGCGCCCCTATCTCGCTGGAATACATGCAATCCTCCGAAGAAGGATTGAAGAAGACCGAGATATTGACCGTCGTGCTCGTGCTCGGCATTCTGCTCGCCGTGTTCCGGTCGCCGGTCGCTCCTTTTGTGCCGCTTGTGACGATCGCCCTCTCTTTCCTGCTGTCGGCGGGTATCGTCGGGCTTGCGGCGACCTGGGGACTCCCGGTATCGAGCTTCACCCAATCGTTCCTGATCGCCGTTTTGTTCGGCGCGGGCACCGACTATTGCATTTTGATGATCCACCGGTTCCGCGAGGAGCTCGGTCGCGCGCCGGATCGTCTCGAAGCGCTGATCCGCACGATGCGCACCGTCGGCAAAACCGTCGTTTACTCCGCCAGCACGGTGTTGATCGCGTTTTTCCTGATCGGCTTCGCTCAATTCGGGCTGTACCAGTCGGCCGTCGGCGTCGCCGTCGGCATGGCCGCGACGCTGCTCGCCGCCTTGACCCTCGCTCCCGCCCTGATGCTTATACTCGGTCCGCGGATGTTCTGGCCGGCGCGCATCGGCTCGGGTGCGAGCCACGGCGAGTCGAAGCTGTGGGGGCGCATGGGCAGCCTCGTAGCCAAACGTCCGCTCGCCGTGCTGCTCGCGACGGTTCTGGCGCTCAGCCCGCTGACGCTGCTGTTCGACGGCAAGCGCTCCTTCGACGATCTGGCCGAGATCGATCCCAAGCTCGGCTCCGTCGTCGGCTTCCGCAAAATCGAAGAGAAGTTCTCTGCCGGCGAAGTGTTCCCCGTCACGATAGCCGTTCAGGCCGACAAGTCGCTCCGCACGCCCGAAGGCATCGCCGCCATCGAGGAAGCGAGCGACGCCGCTTCGCGGATCTCCGCCGTGAAGGAGGTCCGCAGCGTCTCGAGGCCGCTGGGCGAACGCATACGCGAGCTTACGGTTTCCGATCAATTGGCCAAAACCAACGAAGGACTGGCGGACATCCGCGACGGCATAAGCAAGGTGTCGGCCGGTCTTGAGGATGCGGCGGCGCAGACCGAGAACGGCATCGGCGGCATCCGGCAGCTTCAGCAAGGACTGGAGCGGCTGGCCCGCGAAGCCGACGGCGCACAGAACGGCCTGCGGCAAGCCGCATCGGGACTGCGGAGCCTGGAGGCCGCGGCGAAGCAATCGGCCGACGGGGCCGGGCAGCTCCACGGCGTCGCGCAATCGATGGCCGCGGATCTCGATTCCTTGGCCACCAGCTTCCCGGAGCTCGCAGCCGATCCCGGCTACCAGGCACTGGTCGCCAAACAGCGCGGCCTCGCCGCCGGACTGGAGCAATCCGCGCAAGGGCTGCGGCAGCTTCAGGACGGTCTGTCCCGGATCGCTCCCGGCGTGTCCGCCGCGGCGGACGGCCTCGGCCAAATGGCCGACGCCCAGCGCCAAGCGTCGTCCGGCGTCGCCGAGATGACGGGCAAGCTCGGCGGGATGGCGGGCGGCCTGCGGGAAGCGGCCGGGGCGCTGAAGCAAATGGACGGCGGCCTCGGTCAAGTTCTGGAGGCGCAAGGCGGCATCGCGGAGCAAGGCAGCCGCCAGATCGAAGGCTGGTATCTGCCGGCAAGCGCACTCGAGTCCGAGCAGATGAAAGCGGCGCTCGACTTTTACATGTCGCCGGACGGCAAAACGACGAAAATCGAGGTCGTGCTGGCGATCAACCCGTACTCGGCCGAGGCGATGTCCTACGTCGACGAGATCCGCTCGGCCGTCCGGCAAAGCCTCTCGGCCGCCGGCATCGAAGGCGCCGTCGTGAAGGCGTCCGGCGTCACCGCGCAATATCACGAGCTGCAGGGCATCACCGAAAAAGACTTTGTCCGCACGGCCTTGCTGGTTGTCGCCGGAATCTTCGTCATTCTCGCTCTGATGCTGCGCTCACTGTCCGCGCCCGTGTACATCCTGCTGTCGCTTGGCCTGAACTATTTCGCGACGATGGGCCTTCTCGAATACATCTTTGTCCAGTGGCTCGGATATCCGGGCTTGTCCTGGACGGTATCGTTCTTCGTCTTCCTGATTCTTGTCGCGCTCGGAGTCGATTACTCGATCTTCCTCATGGCGCGTTTCCGGGAAGAATACGAGCCCGGCGGCACGGCCGCGGCCATGCGCAAAGCGATGGCTTCGACCGGAGGCGTCATCGTGTCGGCGATGTTCATTATGGCCGGCACCTTCGCAGCCTTCCTCTATTCCGGCGTCGATACGCTGGTGCAGATCGGGACCGGAATCGTCATCGGCCTGTTCCTGTACGC belongs to Paenibacillus thermoaerophilus and includes:
- a CDS encoding MMPL family transporter, which produces MERWWNVIARYRWMVVVVWVLAAGTATLVFPSIQDTVRRQENTMMPADSESAAARAVLRQLNPDSEAASSAAVVISRDGGLLPGDKDWLRAKSDEWLRRKDELGIVSVLTAFDRPEMEAKFISGDGTTMLMTVDLPKPDYDPATQDTVRALQKEIGDAPQGLSVHLTGSAPISLEYMQSSEEGLKKTEILTVVLVLGILLAVFRSPVAPFVPLVTIALSFLLSAGIVGLAATWGLPVSSFTQSFLIAVLFGAGTDYCILMIHRFREELGRAPDRLEALIRTMRTVGKTVVYSASTVLIAFFLIGFAQFGLYQSAVGVAVGMAATLLAALTLAPALMLILGPRMFWPARIGSGASHGESKLWGRMGSLVAKRPLAVLLATVLALSPLTLLFDGKRSFDDLAEIDPKLGSVVGFRKIEEKFSAGEVFPVTIAVQADKSLRTPEGIAAIEEASDAASRISAVKEVRSVSRPLGERIRELTVSDQLAKTNEGLADIRDGISKVSAGLEDAAAQTENGIGGIRQLQQGLERLAREADGAQNGLRQAASGLRSLEAAAKQSADGAGQLHGVAQSMAADLDSLATSFPELAADPGYQALVAKQRGLAAGLEQSAQGLRQLQDGLSRIAPGVSAAADGLGQMADAQRQASSGVAEMTGKLGGMAGGLREAAGALKQMDGGLGQVLEAQGGIAEQGSRQIEGWYLPASALESEQMKAALDFYMSPDGKTTKIEVVLAINPYSAEAMSYVDEIRSAVRQSLSAAGIEGAVVKASGVTAQYHELQGITEKDFVRTALLVVAGIFVILALMLRSLSAPVYILLSLGLNYFATMGLLEYIFVQWLGYPGLSWTVSFFVFLILVALGVDYSIFLMARFREEYEPGGTAAAMRKAMASTGGVIVSAMFIMAGTFAAFLYSGVDTLVQIGTGIVIGLFLYALVFMGLAVPAIANLLGDGNFLQVGSPRPGAAERMRSSLES
- a CDS encoding solute symporter family protein, whose protein sequence is MNATVIILFLSIVAITLVVTYIAAKQTRTTNEFYTAGGGLTGWQNGLAIAGDYLSAASFLGIAGMIALSGFDGFFYSIGFLIAYLVVLFLVAEPLRNLGKYTLADMISARFDAKKVRGVAAVNTIMIVIFYMIAQLVGAGALIQLLFHIDYWLAVLIVGVMMTIYVIFGGMIATSWVQIIKAVLLMAGTVVISFLVLAKFDFNLLSMFREMKAVTPLGADYLNPGVKYKDPLDTLSLMIALVLGTAGLPHILMRFFTVKDAKTARSSVNTATWIIGIFYILTIFLGFGAAAFVGAEKIKEQNAAGNMAAPLLAEALGGDFLMSFVSAVAFATILAVVAGLVLSGASAFAHDIYSQIIKKGKASEKQQMLAAKYASLGVSVVSILIALVAQKMNVAFLVSLAFCVAASANLPVILCTIYWRRFNTAGAITGMLSGLISSLIIVFFSPNVFSPVEGAAILVGEPFFTLTNPAIISVPLGFIGAYLGTILSREHDLKRFTEVAVKANTGIREGEYVRPTRIEATRQQDIST
- a CDS encoding sodium-dependent transporter, translating into MNTQTSNNHQAPRGDHPERFSSVGFIVAAIGSSVGLGNMWKFPYITGEYGGGAFFLLFIVSLILIGLPILLAEMTIGRGGRGDSATAMFNLTGSKYWRLFGLMSVLCAFVIMSYYTVVAGWTLHYTVESFAGVLFRGGDDFRGKFETFAGSYWPVLWQVVVMAGCAWIIAKGVSGGIERFNKILMPGFLLILLLLMVRSLTLPGAGEGVQFFLWPDFGKLSAESVLVALGHAFFSLSLGMGCMLTYGSYVSRKQSLGVATVAVGIGDLLYAFIAGLVIFPTVFSYGLEPGEGVGLAFMALPAAFAQMPFGSLFGGLFFLLLAIAAVTSAVSIIEVPVAYAMNNWKWSRKKAAYVLSAVCLLFGIPAALSVGGVFGGFQPGGKTLFDWYDFTAAYVLMPLGGLVVSLFTGYAWKRAKEEAGLSGFWNGVWMFLMKLVSPILIVLVFLYSVGII
- a CDS encoding DUF485 domain-containing protein; its protein translation is MPRVNKGSPFPRPYSESSQYYVDNPIVFTYNNWEIERRGVNRMGQDLQRKSGEKNAGLDYEAIAASSKFRQLISSKKKLIVPLTLLFLAFYFTLPILTSYTKILNQPAIGDISWAWLFAIAQFIMTWILCTVYVKKAASFDRLAEEVLTEFTEKGEQAK
- a CDS encoding TetR/AcrR family transcriptional regulator: MNREQKKLETRSRLIEAALHLFAEQGFEATTVAQITERAGVAKGTFFNYFDNKEDVLCEQTQDWAHEEILKVIGKPGPLIPRLRGLLQLIAQRIYFTKPISKALIQGWLGTGKAARIFEEGNREMLSAIAAVMREGQERGDISAKLPPELLAELALQTFYGVLLLWASSDEPDETLAERLSVSFDFFFQGLSPETKG
- a CDS encoding CBS domain-containing protein; translation: MNIAFFLLPKQEVAYVSERATLRQTIEKMEHHRFTAVPVLTDTGEYVATVTEGDLLWYMKDHPEVNFDNVHQKKLSDVPLRMRVQPVRIDSQISDLISLAKVQNFVPVVDDQNKFIGIVRRSDILDYCADMLRELQPHGRGASTET